One Robbsia sp. KACC 23696 DNA segment encodes these proteins:
- the secF gene encoding protein translocase subunit SecF, translating into MEFFRIRKDIPFMRHALILNLISLITFVLAVFFLVHRGLHLSIEFTGGTVIEVQYTQPANLEAIRGDLGTIGYADSQVQSFGTSRDVLIRLPLKKGPDGKPLSSAAQSDQVMSSLKAQNSDVALQRVEYVGPSVGKELATNGLLALACVVVGIMIYLSIRFEWKYAVAGVIANLHDVIIILGFFAFFQWEFSLSVLAAVLAVLGYSVNESVVIFDRIRETFRKEKSLGTVGTINHAITSTISRTIITHGSTEMMVLSMLIFGGATLHYFAIALTIGILFGIYSSVFVAAALAMWLGVKREDLIRTSKTAHDPNDPNAGAQV; encoded by the coding sequence ATGGAATTCTTTCGTATCCGCAAAGACATCCCGTTCATGCGGCATGCGCTGATACTGAACCTGATCTCGCTGATCACGTTCGTATTGGCAGTGTTTTTCCTCGTGCATCGCGGGCTGCACCTGTCGATCGAGTTCACCGGCGGTACGGTGATCGAAGTGCAGTACACGCAGCCGGCAAACCTCGAGGCGATCCGCGGCGATCTCGGCACGATCGGCTATGCCGATTCGCAGGTGCAGTCCTTCGGTACGTCGCGCGACGTGCTGATCCGCCTGCCGCTGAAGAAGGGTCCGGACGGCAAGCCGCTCTCCTCGGCCGCGCAGAGCGACCAGGTCATGAGTTCGCTGAAGGCGCAGAACAGCGATGTGGCGCTGCAGCGCGTCGAGTATGTCGGTCCCTCGGTGGGTAAGGAGCTGGCGACCAACGGCCTGCTGGCGCTGGCCTGCGTCGTGGTCGGCATCATGATCTACCTGTCGATCCGCTTCGAATGGAAGTATGCGGTGGCGGGCGTGATCGCCAATCTGCATGACGTGATCATCATCCTGGGCTTCTTCGCCTTCTTCCAGTGGGAGTTCTCGCTGTCGGTGCTCGCGGCGGTCCTGGCCGTGCTCGGCTACTCGGTCAATGAATCGGTCGTGATTTTCGACCGAATCCGGGAGACCTTCCGCAAGGAGAAGAGCCTCGGGACGGTCGGCACGATCAACCACGCGATCACCAGCACGATCTCGCGGACGATCATCACCCACGGCAGCACCGAAATGATGGTGTTGTCGATGCTGATCTTCGGTGGCGCGACGCTGCATTACTTCGCCATCGCGCTGACGATCGGCATCCTGTTCGGCATCTACTCGTCGGTTTTCGTCGCGGCAGCGCTGGCGATGTGGCTGGGGGTCAAGCGTGAGGACCTGATCCGCACGTCGAAGACGGCGCACGATCCGAACGATCCGAACGCCGGCGCGCAGGTCTAA
- a CDS encoding YceI family protein, whose product MADKIVLKSTRASRAVLLAMAAGALFGAASVSAAPIDAAKSTVITTSKQMSVAVDGKFKKFSGDVTFDPANPAAGSAKVNIDIGSYDIGSDEYNNTLKSAEWFDSAKYPQATFVSSSIAAAGPGKLTVKGKLTIKGKTNDVTVPLSYAVAGNTQTFDGVASIKRLAYGIGANEWKDTSVVADEVDIKFHLIVTK is encoded by the coding sequence ATGGCCGATAAGATCGTTCTGAAATCGACGCGTGCCAGCCGCGCGGTATTGTTGGCCATGGCTGCAGGCGCATTGTTCGGCGCGGCCTCCGTGTCGGCTGCGCCGATCGATGCCGCAAAGAGCACGGTGATCACGACGTCCAAGCAGATGAGCGTGGCCGTGGACGGCAAATTCAAGAAGTTCAGCGGCGACGTGACGTTCGATCCGGCCAATCCGGCAGCCGGATCGGCGAAGGTGAACATCGATATCGGTAGCTACGATATCGGCTCGGACGAGTACAACAACACGTTGAAGAGCGCCGAGTGGTTCGATTCGGCCAAATACCCGCAGGCGACGTTTGTGTCGTCGTCGATCGCCGCCGCCGGCCCAGGCAAGCTGACCGTGAAGGGCAAGCTGACGATTAAGGGTAAGACCAATGACGTCACGGTGCCGCTGTCGTACGCGGTGGCCGGGAATACGCAGACATTCGACGGCGTGGCGTCGATCAAGCGTCTGGCCTATGGTATCGGCGCGAACGAGTGGAAGGACACCTCGGTCGTGGCGGACGAAGTGGATATCAAGTTCCACCTGATCGTCACGAAGTAA
- a CDS encoding paraquat-inducible protein A, producing MAYTELIACKYCDKLHRKVVLPRRSVARCTRCSAILYQHTDGRVDKLLAIVLTTFIAYLIANAFPIVELETQGITTQTTLIGAIYQLWNDGRWTISLMVLCCALLFPMFETVALLYLLIPLQFRHRPHYFDAVLRALLAVRPWGMIEVFMLGVLVTLMKMTSVARLVPEPALFAFGALTALTALTLSFDPHTLWDRADARCGRWRRSRRRLNALRAADTAMSRSMQQPPSP from the coding sequence ATGGCCTATACCGAACTGATCGCCTGCAAGTATTGTGACAAGCTGCACCGCAAGGTGGTCTTGCCGCGGCGTTCGGTCGCCCGTTGCACGCGTTGCAGCGCGATTCTGTACCAGCATACCGATGGCCGCGTGGACAAACTGCTCGCCATCGTGCTGACGACGTTCATCGCCTATCTGATCGCCAATGCGTTTCCGATCGTCGAATTGGAAACGCAGGGCATTACGACGCAAACGACGCTGATCGGCGCCATCTACCAGCTCTGGAACGATGGTCGCTGGACGATTTCGCTAATGGTTCTGTGCTGCGCGCTGCTGTTTCCGATGTTTGAAACGGTGGCGCTTCTTTACTTATTGATTCCATTGCAATTTCGCCATCGCCCCCACTATTTCGACGCCGTGCTGCGCGCGCTGCTTGCGGTTCGGCCCTGGGGCATGATCGAGGTCTTCATGCTCGGCGTGCTCGTGACACTGATGAAAATGACGAGTGTCGCACGGCTGGTGCCGGAGCCAGCCTTGTTCGCTTTTGGTGCGCTGACGGCGCTTACCGCCCTGACCCTGTCCTTCGATCCGCACACGTTGTGGGATAGAGCCGATGCCCGTTGCGGACGCTGGCGCCGTTCGCGTCGTCGTTTGAATGCATTGCGCGCCGCCGATACGGCGATGTCGCGGTCGATGCAGCAGCCCCCCTCGCCATGA
- a CDS encoding paraquat-inducible protein A translates to MIGCTDCGLVSPRVRTIDVQYCVRCGSPLHSRKPDSTARVWALLIAAALLYIPANLLPVMHTATLLGASDDTIMSGVVFFWTTGSYALAIIVFVASILVPMLKLAALCVLNYTVQTRSDWRPEQRTKLYHIVEAIGRWSMLDIFVITLTVALVRFQSLAVITAGPGAVAFGCVVVLTMLASLKFDSRRIWDPIDESGTARK, encoded by the coding sequence CTGATCGGCTGCACTGACTGCGGCCTGGTGTCGCCCCGGGTCCGTACGATCGATGTTCAATACTGCGTCCGCTGCGGTTCGCCGCTGCACTCGCGCAAACCCGATTCCACGGCACGCGTCTGGGCCCTGTTGATCGCCGCCGCGCTGCTGTATATCCCGGCGAATCTGTTGCCGGTGATGCACACGGCGACGCTGCTCGGCGCGTCGGACGACACAATCATGAGCGGCGTCGTGTTTTTCTGGACGACTGGCTCCTATGCACTGGCCATCATCGTCTTCGTCGCCAGCATTCTCGTGCCAATGCTGAAGCTCGCCGCCTTATGCGTCTTGAACTACACGGTTCAAACGCGCTCGGATTGGCGACCAGAGCAACGCACTAAGCTGTATCACATTGTCGAAGCGATCGGCCGCTGGTCGATGCTCGACATCTTCGTCATCACGCTTACCGTGGCGCTCGTCCGTTTCCAATCGCTGGCCGTGATTACCGCCGGCCCTGGCGCCGTGGCGTTCGGCTGCGTGGTGGTGCTGACGATGCTCGCCTCACTGAAATTCGATTCCCGGCGTATCTGGGACCCCATCGACGAATCTGGAACCGCGCGTAAATGA
- a CDS encoding MlaD family protein, translating to MSDQQQPPPRTDDRTTGVSGTPRTGSAGSGGPGGLPDWQEPVVAPRGRWLPSLVWLIPLIAALIGISLVVRQVVQQGPTITISFKSADGIESGKTKVKYKDVDIGEVKSVRLADDRSRAIVTVDLTKEAESFAVKDTRFWIVKPRVAASGVSGLNTLLSGSYIGVDAGQSPDSEKEFVGLENPPAVTRDQKGHQYVLKAADLGSLDIGSPVYFRRIQVGQVVAYNLNPDGSGVTLRVFINAPYDQFVTANARFWNASGVDVRLDSGGFKLNTQGLAAVLIGGIAFQAPPNEAPGKVADDSDTFRLAADEGTAMKAPDTDPVPVVLNFNQSLRGLAVGANVDFRGITIGEVTHIGVDFDPKNQEIRMPVTINVYPERLGKAFANAIRKDSADRSHQLFVSMIKRGLRAQLRTGNFLTGQLYVAMDFFPNAPPVSINYDTQPTELPTLPNTLDELQLQVANIAKKIDKIPFDQIGNNVNTALVGANKLFDQLNTQVAPQAAQTLQEAKKTFASAQQTLSQDSPLQGDVRQAMRELTRTAQQLSVLADYLERHPEALLRGKTGKDK from the coding sequence ATGAGCGATCAGCAGCAACCGCCCCCTCGTACCGACGACCGTACCACCGGTGTGTCGGGCACACCCCGGACGGGCAGTGCCGGTAGCGGCGGCCCAGGCGGCCTGCCGGACTGGCAGGAACCTGTCGTCGCACCGCGCGGGCGCTGGCTGCCCTCGCTGGTCTGGCTGATTCCGCTGATCGCGGCCTTGATCGGGATTTCGCTGGTGGTTCGCCAGGTGGTCCAGCAAGGCCCGACCATCACGATCAGCTTCAAGTCGGCCGACGGCATCGAAAGCGGCAAGACCAAGGTCAAATACAAGGACGTCGATATCGGCGAGGTGAAGTCGGTACGTCTGGCGGACGACCGCTCGCGCGCGATCGTCACCGTCGATCTGACGAAGGAAGCCGAGAGTTTCGCGGTCAAGGACACGCGCTTCTGGATCGTCAAACCGCGCGTGGCGGCCAGCGGCGTGTCGGGGCTGAACACGCTGCTGTCGGGCTCGTATATCGGCGTCGATGCCGGTCAGTCGCCGGATAGCGAAAAGGAATTCGTCGGTCTGGAAAACCCGCCCGCGGTCACGCGTGACCAGAAGGGGCACCAATATGTATTGAAGGCGGCCGATCTGGGCTCGCTCGATATTGGCTCGCCGGTCTATTTCCGTCGCATCCAGGTGGGTCAGGTAGTGGCTTACAACCTGAATCCCGATGGCAGCGGCGTCACGCTGCGCGTCTTCATCAATGCGCCCTACGATCAATTCGTCACCGCCAATGCGCGCTTCTGGAATGCCAGCGGTGTCGATGTGCGCCTCGACTCGGGTGGCTTCAAGTTGAATACCCAGGGTCTCGCGGCCGTGCTGATCGGCGGCATCGCCTTCCAGGCGCCGCCGAACGAAGCGCCGGGCAAGGTGGCGGACGACAGCGACACGTTCCGACTGGCCGCCGACGAAGGCACCGCCATGAAGGCGCCGGATACCGATCCGGTGCCGGTCGTGCTGAACTTCAACCAGTCGCTGCGCGGCCTGGCCGTTGGCGCGAATGTCGATTTCCGCGGCATTACGATCGGCGAGGTCACGCATATCGGTGTCGACTTCGATCCGAAGAATCAGGAAATCCGCATGCCGGTGACCATCAATGTCTATCCGGAACGTCTGGGCAAGGCCTTTGCCAATGCGATTCGAAAAGACAGCGCGGATCGCAGCCATCAGTTGTTCGTCTCGATGATCAAGCGCGGGCTGCGCGCGCAATTGCGCACCGGCAACTTCCTGACGGGCCAGCTGTACGTGGCGATGGACTTCTTCCCGAACGCACCGCCGGTATCGATCAACTACGACACGCAGCCGACCGAGTTGCCGACGCTGCCGAACACGTTGGACGAGCTGCAGCTGCAGGTGGCGAATATCGCCAAGAAGATCGACAAGATTCCGTTCGATCAGATCGGCAATAACGTCAACACGGCATTGGTCGGTGCGAACAAGCTGTTCGACCAGCTGAACACGCAGGTGGCGCCGCAGGCCGCGCAGACGCTGCAAGAAGCGAAGAAGACGTTTGCCAGCGCCCAGCAAACCCTGTCGCAGGACTCGCCGCTGCAAGGCGATGTGCGTCAGGCGATGCGCGAGCTGACCCGTACCGCCCAGCAGCTATCGGTGCTGGCCGATTACCTCGAACGACATCCGGAAGCGCTGCTGCGCGGAAAAACAGGGAAAGACAAATGA
- a CDS encoding PqiC family protein — protein sequence MIMRRKQTDRRTRLGLSVSCLLGVLALAGCATSPDSQYYTLSTVAPGAVTTADSSSKPSDLAHPLMIEMTPVNIPDQVARSQIVTTTAGSGQVQIEDYRRWSGPLADEIGGALSTSLTRALPAIDVYRAPRPAGATVYQITVNVRRFESVIGERATVDTVWSVVRSSDHLTMTCQTIATEPVSSGYDALVAGHRKALARVAADIGAAVQQERAEPVRLPSDASDSSADAGASKTAKGQKAVNGKKPANAGSEAAVSPVSATQPAPILLCPSSNPAPSA from the coding sequence ATGATCATGCGCCGCAAGCAGACCGATCGGCGAACCCGCCTTGGCCTTTCCGTGTCGTGCCTGCTGGGTGTCCTGGCGCTCGCGGGCTGCGCCACCTCGCCGGATAGCCAGTACTACACCTTGAGTACCGTCGCGCCCGGCGCGGTGACGACGGCCGACTCGTCGAGCAAGCCGAGCGACCTCGCGCATCCGTTGATGATCGAGATGACACCGGTCAATATCCCGGATCAGGTGGCGCGCTCGCAGATCGTGACCACGACGGCCGGCTCCGGCCAGGTTCAGATCGAAGACTACCGGCGCTGGTCGGGGCCCTTGGCCGATGAAATCGGCGGCGCGCTGTCGACGTCGCTGACACGAGCGTTGCCGGCGATCGACGTCTACCGTGCCCCGCGCCCTGCCGGCGCGACCGTGTATCAGATCACCGTCAATGTGCGACGTTTCGAGTCCGTGATCGGTGAACGTGCCACCGTCGACACCGTGTGGAGCGTCGTGCGCTCCTCCGATCATCTGACGATGACCTGCCAGACGATCGCAACCGAGCCGGTCTCCTCGGGCTACGACGCCCTGGTGGCCGGCCATCGCAAGGCGCTCGCACGCGTGGCGGCCGATATCGGCGCCGCCGTGCAGCAGGAGCGCGCGGAACCGGTACGGCTGCCGAGCGATGCGTCGGATAGCAGCGCCGATGCGGGCGCGAGCAAGACCGCGAAGGGGCAGAAAGCCGTAAACGGCAAAAAGCCCGCGAATGCGGGCTCGGAAGCAGCGGTGTCACCGGTGTCGGCCACCCAACCGGCGCCGATTCTGCTCTGTCCGAGCAGCAATCCGGCACCGTCGGCCTGA